From a single Bacteroidota bacterium genomic region:
- a CDS encoding pyridoxine 5'-phosphate synthase, whose product MTHLSVNINKVALIRNARGGNLPDLVQLAKDCERFGAQGITVHPRPDERHIRYQDVFDLKKIVQTELNVEGNPTPSFMDLVLKVKPDQVTLVPDAPEALTSNNGWDTIKYAEFLSTTIDLLHKHGIRTSIFVNPDSLMIEGAFKTATDRVELYTEEYAKAYSFQKEIAIKPFSEAATYANKLGLGINAGHDLNLTNLSYFSKNIPNLLEVSIGHALISDALYLGLENTIQLYLRELK is encoded by the coding sequence ATGACACACCTAAGTGTTAACATTAATAAGGTAGCATTAATTCGCAATGCTCGTGGAGGGAATTTGCCTGATTTAGTTCAGCTAGCAAAGGACTGTGAACGATTTGGTGCACAGGGAATAACTGTGCATCCCAGACCTGACGAACGACATATCAGGTATCAGGACGTTTTTGATTTGAAGAAAATTGTTCAAACAGAACTGAATGTTGAAGGGAATCCAACTCCCTCCTTCATGGATCTTGTGTTAAAAGTAAAACCAGATCAGGTGACATTAGTTCCTGATGCTCCTGAAGCATTAACATCTAACAATGGATGGGATACAATTAAATATGCTGAATTCCTTTCAACGACAATAGACTTATTGCACAAACATGGAATTCGAACTTCAATTTTTGTCAATCCCGATTCACTAATGATTGAAGGAGCTTTTAAAACCGCTACTGATAGAGTTGAACTGTATACTGAAGAGTACGCGAAAGCATATTCCTTCCAAAAAGAAATAGCTATTAAACCCTTTTCTGAAGCAGCTACTTATGCAAATAAACTTGGATTAGGTATTAATGCCGGACATGATTTAAATCTGACGAACCTCTCATATTTTTCGAAAAACATCCCAAACCTGCTAGAGGTTTCCATTGGTCATGCGCTCATTTCTGACGCTTTGTATTTAGGTTTGGAAAATACAATTCAACTTTATTTAAGAGAGTTGAAATAA
- a CDS encoding adenosylhomocysteinase: protein MDFEYKIADISLADFGRKEIELAEKEMPGLMAIREKYAKGKPLQDVRITGSLHMTIQTAVLIETLVDLGANVRWASCNIFSTQDHAAAAVVRDTKVPVFAWKGETLEEYWWATAKALEFPNGKGPELIVDDGGDATLLIHLGFKAEKDASVLNKTPENKEEGIILNTLKGILAESPNRWHETVKDWKGVSEETTTGVHRLYQMAESGDLLVPAINVNDSVTKSKFDNKYGCRESLVDAIKRATDLMISGKVALVLGYGDVGKGSAQSLRANGARVIVTEIDPICALQASMEGFEVKRLEDVMHEIDIFVTTTGNKDVITAEDMSKMKDLAVVCNIGHFDNEIQVEKLEEWPGIERINIKPQVDEFKFPDGHSIILLAEGRLVNLGCGTGHPSFVMSNSFSNQTLAQLDLWENDYEVGVYTLSKHLDEEVARLHLDKLGVKLTTLTKEQSEYIGIPVNGPYKPEHYKY from the coding sequence ATGGATTTCGAATATAAAATTGCTGACATCAGTTTAGCAGACTTTGGAAGGAAAGAAATAGAACTCGCTGAAAAAGAAATGCCCGGATTAATGGCAATTCGCGAAAAATATGCAAAAGGAAAACCACTTCAGGATGTCCGGATTACCGGTTCATTACATATGACTATTCAAACAGCTGTACTTATAGAAACACTGGTTGATCTTGGTGCCAATGTTCGTTGGGCAAGCTGTAATATATTTTCTACGCAAGATCATGCAGCAGCAGCAGTAGTCAGAGACACAAAGGTTCCTGTATTTGCCTGGAAAGGAGAAACATTGGAAGAATATTGGTGGGCAACTGCCAAAGCACTGGAATTCCCAAATGGAAAAGGACCCGAATTAATTGTTGATGATGGTGGAGATGCTACACTTCTTATTCATTTAGGATTTAAAGCTGAAAAAGATGCTAGTGTTTTAAATAAAACACCAGAAAACAAAGAAGAGGGAATTATCCTGAATACTTTAAAAGGAATTTTAGCAGAATCACCAAACCGCTGGCATGAGACTGTAAAGGACTGGAAGGGTGTTTCTGAAGAAACAACCACAGGAGTGCACAGACTTTATCAAATGGCTGAAAGTGGCGACTTACTTGTTCCTGCTATCAATGTGAATGATTCTGTTACAAAATCAAAATTTGATAACAAATACGGTTGTAGAGAATCATTGGTTGATGCGATTAAACGCGCAACTGATTTGATGATATCAGGCAAGGTAGCTTTAGTATTGGGTTATGGAGATGTTGGAAAAGGATCAGCACAATCGTTAAGAGCAAATGGAGCACGTGTTATTGTGACTGAAATCGATCCAATATGCGCCTTACAGGCTAGTATGGAAGGGTTTGAGGTGAAGCGTTTGGAAGATGTTATGCATGAAATAGACATTTTTGTGACCACAACAGGAAATAAGGATGTAATTACTGCGGAGGATATGTCGAAAATGAAAGACCTAGCAGTTGTTTGCAACATTGGACATTTTGATAATGAGATCCAAGTTGAGAAATTAGAAGAATGGCCTGGTATTGAAAGAATAAACATTAAACCGCAAGTTGATGAATTCAAATTTCCTGATGGACATTCCATCATTTTACTAGCCGAGGGAAGATTAGTTAATCTTGGCTGTGGCACAGGACACCCATCATTTGTGATGAGTAATTCATTTTCTAATCAAACACTTGCACAATTAGATCTTTGGGAAAATGATTATGAAGTTGGCGTGTATACTTTATCCAAACACTTGGACGAAGAGGTTGCTCGTTTACATCTTGATAAACTGGGTGTAAAATTAACGACTTTAACAAAGGAACAATCCGAGTATATCGGTATTCCTGTTAACGGTCCTTATAAGCCAGAACATTATAAGTATTAG